In one Janibacter cremeus genomic region, the following are encoded:
- a CDS encoding NAD-dependent epimerase/dehydratase family protein has product MPRTVLVVGVSRHLGGAFARRLSRDESVERIIGVDVVPPRHGIGRAEFMRADIRSPLVSRIISGNDVDTVVHMGVIATPRAGGGRSTQKEINVIGTMQLLAACQRAESVTKLVVKSTAGVYGSSPRDPAMFTEDMSAKKMPGSGWARDSVEVEGYVRGLSRRRTDMEITTLRFANVIGPRIRTAFTDHFSLPVIPIPFGYDARLQFVHEDDCVAAMTHAVHAPGLGPVNVAGDGIITACQAANIAGRPYVLVPRMTTGAIADLAKRFGLVDIGSDQLDMMTFGRGLDTTRMREDLGFEPVYSTRAAYEDFARATKGRVMDRLPFAQPGWTAVQAAEAAMRAVTPTSESEK; this is encoded by the coding sequence GTGCCCAGGACCGTGCTCGTGGTGGGTGTCTCCCGCCACCTCGGTGGTGCCTTTGCCCGGCGCCTCAGCCGCGACGAGAGCGTCGAGCGCATCATCGGCGTCGATGTCGTCCCCCCGCGGCACGGCATCGGACGCGCCGAGTTCATGCGCGCGGACATCCGCAGCCCCCTGGTCAGCAGGATCATCTCCGGCAACGACGTCGACACGGTCGTGCACATGGGCGTCATCGCGACTCCCCGCGCCGGCGGCGGACGCTCGACGCAGAAGGAGATCAACGTCATCGGCACGATGCAGCTGCTCGCTGCGTGCCAGCGCGCCGAGTCGGTGACCAAGCTCGTCGTGAAGTCGACGGCGGGCGTCTACGGCTCCAGCCCGCGCGACCCCGCGATGTTCACCGAGGACATGTCGGCGAAGAAGATGCCCGGCTCCGGGTGGGCCCGCGACAGCGTCGAGGTCGAGGGCTACGTCCGCGGTCTCTCCCGGCGGCGCACGGACATGGAGATCACGACGCTGCGCTTCGCCAACGTCATCGGTCCGCGGATCCGCACCGCCTTCACCGACCACTTCTCGCTGCCGGTCATCCCGATCCCCTTCGGCTACGACGCGCGGCTGCAGTTCGTGCACGAGGACGACTGCGTCGCAGCGATGACCCATGCCGTGCACGCACCCGGGCTCGGCCCGGTCAACGTCGCCGGTGACGGGATCATCACCGCCTGCCAGGCCGCCAACATCGCCGGTCGCCCCTACGTGCTCGTGCCGCGGATGACCACCGGGGCGATCGCCGACCTGGCCAAGCGCTTCGGTCTGGTGGACATCGGCTCCGACCAGCTGGACATGATGACCTTCGGCCGCGGGCTGGACACCACCAGGATGCGCGAGGACCTCGGCTTCGAGCCGGTGTACTCCACGCGTGCCGCCTACGAGGACTTTGCCCGGGCGACGAAGGGCCGGGTCATGGACCGCCTGCCCTTCGCCCAGCCCGGATGGACTGCCGTGCAGGCGGCCGAGGCCGCGATGCGCGCGGTGACGCCCACCAGCGAGAGCGAGAAGTGA
- a CDS encoding 30S ribosomal protein bS22, with product MGSVIKKRRKRMAKKKHRKLLRKTRHQRRNKK from the coding sequence ATGGGTTCTGTCATCAAGAAGCGACGCAAGCGCATGGCGAAGAAGAAGCACCGCAAGCTGCTGCGCAAGACGCGCCACCAGCGTCGCAACAAGAAGTGA
- a CDS encoding helix-turn-helix domain-containing protein produces the protein MSNDLLGEVRFLTVAEVASIMRVSKMTVYRMVHNGDLPAVRVGRSFRVPEDAVHTYLETSFIETA, from the coding sequence ATGTCGAACGATCTTCTGGGTGAGGTGCGCTTCCTCACCGTGGCTGAGGTCGCGTCGATCATGCGGGTTTCGAAGATGACGGTGTACCGGATGGTGCACAACGGCGATCTTCCGGCCGTTCGTGTCGGCCGCAGCTTCCGCGTCCCCGAGGACGCGGTCCACACGTACCTCGAGACCTCCTTCATCGAGACGGCCTGA
- a CDS encoding acetoin utilization protein AcuC produces the protein MSTQACAIWGEDFTKYDFGVGHPMAPVRLDLTARLCRALGVFDHVDVIDVDIAGDDVLATVHDPQYIEAVKAISADPDVADGRWGIGTEDVPAFAGVHEASARIVAGSVEAARRVWTGEVEHGVNFTGGMHHAMADRAAGFCIYNDIGAAIQWLLDNGAERVAYVDVDVHHGDGVEAMFYDDPRVLTISVHESGRTLFPGTGWPADTGGVGAEGTAVNVALPPGVVDGPWLRAITSVAMPLVRAFEPQVLVTQHGCDTYRDDPLAHMSISLDAQRQAAVNLHRLAHEVAEGRWVALGGGGYDLTNAVPRAWAHLTAIAAHRPVPAATEVPQEWRDHCELVAGQQGPATMGDLPDKDLPIWVQPWAMGYNPHHGVDRAIMAAREAVFPFHGLDVWFD, from the coding sequence ATGAGCACACAGGCGTGCGCCATCTGGGGCGAGGACTTCACGAAGTACGACTTCGGCGTCGGCCACCCGATGGCGCCGGTGCGACTGGACCTCACCGCGCGTCTCTGTCGAGCCCTCGGGGTCTTCGACCACGTCGACGTCATCGACGTCGACATCGCGGGCGACGACGTCCTGGCCACCGTCCACGACCCCCAGTACATCGAGGCCGTCAAGGCGATCTCGGCCGACCCGGACGTCGCCGACGGACGCTGGGGGATCGGGACGGAGGACGTGCCTGCCTTCGCCGGTGTCCACGAGGCGAGCGCCCGCATCGTCGCCGGCTCGGTCGAGGCCGCGCGCCGGGTGTGGACCGGGGAGGTCGAGCACGGCGTCAACTTCACCGGAGGCATGCACCACGCCATGGCGGACCGGGCGGCCGGCTTCTGCATCTACAACGACATCGGCGCCGCGATCCAGTGGCTGCTCGACAACGGCGCCGAGCGGGTCGCCTACGTCGACGTCGACGTCCACCACGGCGACGGTGTCGAGGCGATGTTCTACGACGACCCCCGCGTGCTCACCATCTCGGTGCACGAGTCCGGTCGCACGCTCTTCCCCGGCACCGGCTGGCCCGCGGACACCGGAGGCGTCGGCGCCGAGGGGACCGCGGTCAACGTCGCCCTGCCCCCCGGCGTCGTCGACGGGCCGTGGTTGCGGGCCATCACCTCGGTCGCCATGCCGCTCGTGCGCGCCTTCGAGCCGCAGGTGCTGGTCACCCAGCACGGGTGCGACACCTACCGCGACGACCCACTGGCGCACATGTCGATCTCGCTCGACGCGCAGCGCCAGGCCGCCGTCAACCTCCACCGCCTCGCCCACGAGGTCGCCGAGGGCCGGTGGGTCGCCCTGGGCGGGGGCGGCTACGACCTCACCAACGCCGTCCCCCGGGCCTGGGCCCACCTGACCGCGATCGCCGCCCACCGTCCCGTGCCGGCGGCCACCGAGGTGCCGCAGGAGTGGCGGGACCACTGCGAGCTCGTCGCCGGTCAGCAGGGCCCGGCCACGATGGGGGACCTGCCGGACAAGGATCTGCCGATCTGGGTGCAGCCGTGGGCCATGGGGTACAACCCCCACCACGGTGTCGACCGGGCGATCATGGCCGCCCGCGAGGCGGTCTTCCCCTTCCACGGTCTCGACGTCTGGTTCGACTGA
- a CDS encoding potassium channel family protein: MARTRLHNEDVLVIGLGRFGGAVATELHRLGNRVTALELDPMLAETFLGRVGRIVQGDATSVAMIEELKPHTFSASVLGVGSSIEASVLAAVNLIDNESPKVWAKAVSPAHARILNRIGVHHVLSPEIESGQRLAHLIGSRLMDYIEFDDGFAIVKMTPPQEAVGFTLEQTQIRQKYGVTVVGVKSPGQDFTYAKPDTKVRSGDLIIVSGPTSLIERMAARP; this comes from the coding sequence GTGGCCCGCACCCGACTGCACAACGAGGACGTGCTCGTGATCGGCCTGGGCCGCTTCGGCGGCGCCGTGGCCACCGAGCTGCACCGTCTCGGCAACCGCGTCACCGCGCTGGAGCTCGATCCGATGCTCGCGGAGACCTTCCTGGGCCGGGTCGGCCGGATCGTCCAGGGCGACGCGACCTCGGTCGCGATGATCGAGGAGCTGAAGCCGCACACCTTCTCCGCGAGCGTGCTGGGGGTCGGTTCGTCCATCGAGGCATCGGTGCTCGCGGCCGTCAACCTCATCGACAACGAGTCGCCCAAGGTGTGGGCCAAGGCCGTCTCACCGGCCCACGCCCGCATCCTCAACCGCATCGGGGTCCATCACGTCCTCTCCCCCGAGATCGAGTCGGGCCAGCGGCTGGCGCACCTCATCGGCAGCCGCCTGATGGACTACATCGAGTTCGACGACGGCTTCGCCATCGTGAAGATGACCCCGCCGCAGGAGGCCGTCGGGTTCACCCTCGAGCAGACCCAGATCCGGCAGAAGTACGGCGTGACGGTCGTCGGCGTGAAGTCCCCCGGTCAGGACTTCACCTACGCCAAGCCGGACACGAAGGTCCGCAGCGGCGACCTGATCATCGTCAGCGGCCCGACCTCGCTCATCGAGCGGATGGCCGCACGCCCCTGA
- a CDS encoding GNAT family N-acetyltransferase — protein sequence MSEITVRALTEDEWEIYRTLRLEALQESPEAFVADHADEADQPEEFWRARMRRSARLVAEVDGEYVGVASLGDATESESENGGQLFGLWVNPKLRGAGVAANLVSQGARIAEEQGFARLFYWVGSDNGRAVAFASSFGFRPTDERRPMRVVGESGPEEEIALVLALGEDRA from the coding sequence ATGAGTGAGATCACTGTGCGCGCGCTGACCGAGGACGAGTGGGAGATCTACCGCACCCTTCGGCTGGAAGCGTTGCAGGAATCTCCCGAGGCGTTCGTCGCCGACCACGCCGACGAGGCCGACCAGCCGGAGGAGTTCTGGCGGGCGCGCATGCGTCGCAGCGCGCGCCTCGTCGCCGAGGTCGACGGTGAGTACGTGGGCGTCGCCAGCCTCGGTGACGCGACGGAGAGCGAGTCGGAGAACGGCGGCCAGCTCTTCGGCCTCTGGGTCAACCCGAAGCTGCGCGGCGCCGGAGTCGCGGCGAACCTCGTGAGCCAGGGCGCCAGGATCGCCGAGGAGCAGGGCTTCGCCCGCCTGTTCTACTGGGTCGGCTCCGACAACGGCCGCGCGGTGGCCTTCGCCTCGAGCTTCGGCTTCCGCCCCACCGACGAGCGTCGCCCGATGCGCGTCGTCGGCGAGAGCGGCCCCGAGGAGGAGATCGCGCTCGTGCTCGCCCTCGGCGAGGACCGCGCCTGA
- a CDS encoding GNAT family N-acetyltransferase gives MSRCSVRLLTEEDWEVLRAVRLAMLLDAPGAYGSTYAREVAFTEETWRQRTGQAVFLAEREDGLPLGTATLLRLDPGDDPEIVAMWVAGHARGTGVADALVDACRDRAVAEGAERVRMHVMLDNPRAVACYTRLGFAFDGGASGADGCACMHWRPSGDSATMKAKNA, from the coding sequence ATGAGCCGGTGCTCGGTCCGCCTCCTCACGGAGGAGGACTGGGAGGTGCTGCGTGCGGTGCGGCTGGCGATGCTCCTGGATGCCCCCGGCGCGTACGGCAGCACCTACGCCCGCGAGGTGGCCTTCACGGAGGAGACCTGGCGCCAGCGCACGGGGCAGGCGGTCTTCCTCGCCGAGCGCGAGGACGGGCTTCCGCTCGGCACGGCGACGCTGCTGCGGCTGGATCCGGGGGACGACCCGGAGATCGTCGCGATGTGGGTCGCCGGCCACGCCCGGGGTACGGGCGTCGCCGACGCGCTCGTGGACGCCTGTCGTGACCGGGCCGTCGCCGAGGGTGCGGAGCGCGTGCGGATGCACGTCATGCTCGACAACCCGCGCGCCGTGGCCTGCTACACCCGCCTGGGGTTCGCTTTCGACGGGGGAGCCAGTGGGGCCGACGGGTGCGCCTGCATGCACTGGCGCCCGAGCGGCGATTCCGCGACCATGAAGGCGAAGAATGCATGA
- the proC gene encoding pyrroline-5-carboxylate reductase, producing the protein MTTAIYGVGSMGGAVLEALAADGEGEVLAVESSAERVAQLRERYADNPVVEVVDAAEAAGRADVHLVLIKPYGVADLLEAISASLRPDAIVVSMALGVSLADLAAHLPAGTAAIRAMPNTPAKVGQGMTVLSPAEDVTDEQVTRVRELLAPTGRTLVLPESQQDAATAMSGSAPAYVYLFVEGLVDAGVAQGLTRQQALAMATQAVRGAGAMLVETGEDPAILRTQVTSPGGSTAAALARLEAHGMRHAVADAVKACADRSAGR; encoded by the coding sequence ATGACGACGGCGATCTACGGAGTCGGGTCGATGGGCGGGGCCGTCCTCGAGGCGCTCGCGGCCGATGGCGAAGGGGAGGTCCTCGCCGTCGAGAGCAGCGCCGAGCGCGTGGCCCAGCTGCGTGAGAGGTACGCGGACAACCCCGTAGTGGAGGTCGTCGATGCGGCGGAGGCTGCCGGCAGGGCGGACGTCCACCTCGTCCTGATCAAGCCCTACGGTGTGGCGGACCTGCTCGAGGCGATCTCGGCCTCCCTTCGCCCGGACGCGATCGTCGTCTCCATGGCGCTCGGGGTCTCCCTCGCCGACCTGGCCGCCCACCTGCCGGCGGGGACGGCCGCCATCCGGGCGATGCCCAACACCCCCGCCAAGGTCGGTCAGGGCATGACCGTGCTCAGCCCGGCCGAGGACGTCACCGACGAGCAGGTCACCCGGGTGCGCGAGCTGCTCGCACCGACCGGGCGCACGCTCGTGCTGCCGGAGTCCCAGCAGGACGCTGCGACGGCCATGTCCGGGTCCGCACCCGCCTACGTCTACCTCTTCGTCGAGGGACTCGTGGACGCCGGTGTCGCCCAGGGCCTGACGCGCCAGCAGGCGCTGGCGATGGCGACCCAGGCCGTGCGCGGGGCCGGCGCGATGCTCGTCGAGACCGGCGAGGACCCCGCGATCCTGCGCACCCAGGTCACCTCACCCGGGGGATCGACGGCGGCCGCCCTCGCCCGGCTCGAGGCGCACGGGATGCGCCATGCCGTGGCCGACGCGGTGAAGGCCTGCGCGGACCGCTCCGCCGGCCGATGA
- a CDS encoding diacylglycerol/lipid kinase family protein: MRRFLFIANSSAGTSDRERTDAALGVLREHGDVDVVTTDTIEELTEAIARKDGREIIVAGGDGTLNAFVTALCRAGHLGEDPPTVGLLPMGTGNDFARTVELPTDPAEAARVVIDSPARPIDVLIDDEDRIVANAVHIGVGEEAGRIAAPWKERFGPIGYVIGGFAAGFGQTGRRLRVVADGQVVADGRHHILQVAVTIGQSVGGGTRIAPDAAPGDGRAELVISRTISPRRRLLYAATVNRGRHTRLDDVVSMRAQTVTVTGVNHDFGANADGEELEPRRERTWRVVPGAYRLHTPAPTAWTP; encoded by the coding sequence GTGAGACGGTTCCTCTTCATCGCCAACTCCTCCGCCGGCACGAGCGACCGAGAGCGCACCGATGCTGCCCTGGGGGTGCTGCGGGAGCACGGTGACGTCGACGTCGTCACCACCGACACCATCGAGGAGCTGACCGAGGCCATCGCCCGGAAGGACGGGCGCGAGATCATCGTCGCGGGTGGCGACGGGACGCTCAACGCCTTCGTCACCGCCCTCTGCCGCGCAGGCCACCTGGGCGAGGACCCGCCGACCGTGGGGCTGCTGCCGATGGGCACGGGTAACGATTTCGCCCGCACCGTCGAGCTGCCCACGGACCCGGCCGAGGCGGCCCGCGTCGTGATCGACAGCCCGGCGCGACCGATCGACGTGCTCATCGACGACGAGGACCGGATCGTCGCCAACGCCGTGCACATCGGCGTCGGGGAGGAGGCCGGTCGCATCGCCGCGCCCTGGAAGGAACGGTTCGGGCCGATCGGGTACGTCATCGGGGGCTTCGCCGCGGGGTTCGGCCAGACCGGGCGGCGATTGAGGGTGGTGGCGGACGGCCAGGTCGTGGCCGACGGCCGGCACCACATCCTGCAGGTCGCCGTGACGATCGGCCAGAGCGTCGGCGGAGGCACCCGGATCGCGCCCGACGCGGCACCGGGTGACGGGCGGGCCGAGCTCGTCATCTCCCGCACGATCTCCCCGAGACGACGCCTGCTCTATGCGGCGACGGTCAACCGGGGGCGCCACACGCGGCTCGACGACGTCGTCTCCATGCGGGCGCAGACGGTGACCGTCACCGGTGTCAACCACGACTTCGGCGCGAACGCCGACGGCGAGGAGCTCGAGCCCCGCCGCGAGCGCACCTGGCGCGTGGTGCCCGGCGCCTACCGGCTGCACACCCCCGCCCCCACGGCGTGGACCCCGTGA
- a CDS encoding ABC transporter permease: MIPRLTLATAARVLRQVRRDHRTLALLVVMPIVLMGLLAWIYVDSPIFDRIGPVLVAIFPFVIMFVVTSVATLRERTSGTLERLLTTPLGKGDLVVGYALAFGLLAIIQGAIVTAITVWLFGLEIAGALTWLVLVVVGSGVLGTVLGLFASAFASTEFQAVQLMPATVLPQFLLCGLLVPRDQLPRTLELVSDVLPLSHVVDAAYAVARSAEPAEDLGLPLLVIAIWIAVALVLGSLTLRRRTP, translated from the coding sequence ATGATTCCGCGACTGACGCTCGCGACCGCGGCCCGCGTGCTGCGGCAGGTGCGTCGGGACCACCGCACGCTCGCGCTGCTGGTGGTCATGCCGATCGTGCTGATGGGCCTGCTCGCGTGGATCTACGTCGACAGCCCGATCTTCGACCGCATCGGCCCGGTCCTCGTGGCGATCTTCCCCTTCGTCATCATGTTCGTCGTCACGAGCGTCGCCACCCTCCGCGAGCGCACGAGCGGCACCCTCGAGCGGCTGCTGACCACGCCGCTGGGCAAGGGTGACCTCGTCGTCGGCTACGCCCTCGCCTTCGGCCTCCTGGCCATCATCCAGGGCGCGATCGTCACCGCGATCACGGTGTGGCTCTTCGGGCTGGAGATCGCCGGCGCGCTGACGTGGCTCGTCCTCGTCGTCGTCGGCAGCGGGGTGCTCGGGACGGTGCTGGGGCTCTTCGCCTCGGCCTTCGCCAGCACGGAGTTCCAGGCCGTCCAGCTGATGCCCGCGACGGTCCTGCCGCAGTTCCTGCTGTGCGGTCTCCTCGTGCCCCGCGACCAGCTGCCCCGCACGCTCGAGCTCGTCTCCGACGTCCTGCCGCTGTCCCACGTCGTCGACGCGGCGTACGCCGTGGCGCGCAGCGCCGAGCCGGCTGAGGACCTCGGCCTCCCGCTGCTCGTCATCGCGATCTGGATCGCGGTCGCCCTCGTCCTCGGCAGCCTCACCCTCCGGCGTCGTACCCCATGA
- a CDS encoding ABC transporter ATP-binding protein, translated as MGNYVIEIAGLTVTRGGRLVIPGLDLRVPAGQVVGLLGPSGGGKSTVMRAVVGVQRIDDGDVEVLGLPAGHRRLRKRVGYVTQSPSVYGDLTVRENVTHFARLLGTADPQATAEAVVARVGLADHADDRTDELSGGQRSRASLAAALVGDPELLVLDEPTVGLDPVLRRDLWGLFRRLAQDGVTLLVSSHVMDEASRCDRLVLLREGVVLADDTPARLLERTGAEDAEGAFLALVEGVAA; from the coding sequence ATGGGGAATTACGTGATCGAGATCGCCGGGCTGACCGTCACCCGGGGCGGGCGGCTGGTCATCCCCGGCCTGGACCTGCGGGTCCCGGCCGGCCAGGTGGTCGGCCTCCTCGGACCCAGCGGGGGAGGCAAGTCGACCGTGATGCGTGCCGTCGTCGGCGTGCAGCGCATCGACGACGGAGACGTCGAGGTCCTCGGCCTGCCGGCCGGCCACCGACGACTGCGCAAGCGGGTCGGGTACGTCACCCAGTCACCGAGCGTCTACGGCGACCTCACCGTCCGGGAGAACGTCACCCACTTCGCCCGGCTGCTCGGGACCGCGGACCCGCAGGCGACCGCCGAGGCCGTGGTGGCGCGCGTGGGCCTGGCCGACCACGCCGACGACCGCACCGACGAGCTCTCCGGCGGACAACGCAGCCGGGCCTCGCTCGCCGCCGCCCTCGTCGGCGACCCCGAGCTGCTCGTCCTCGACGAGCCGACCGTCGGTCTCGACCCGGTGCTTCGGCGCGACTTGTGGGGGCTCTTCCGCCGGCTCGCGCAGGACGGCGTCACGCTGCTCGTCTCCAGCCACGTGATGGACGAGGCCAGCCGGTGCGACCGATTGGTCCTCCTGCGCGAAGGGGTCGTGCTCGCCGACGACACCCCGGCCCGCCTGCTCGAGCGCACCGGCGCCGAGGACGCCGAGGGCGCCTTCCTCGCGCTCGTCGAGGGGGTGGCGGCATGA
- a CDS encoding TetR family transcriptional regulator, with the protein MSARGRRSGGGDTRAEILDVARGLFAAKGYDGTSVRGVAREAGVDPALVHHYFDGKPGLFSEVVGVPAGIEEQITAAVTGPHEGAGERVVRTFLRVWDGPEGRARFRALVGAVASHEEAAHLLRDFVSRSVLRSLAHIFGDEDVLPDLAVAAVGSQLVGMALLRYLLEAPPMADADPEEIVAVLAPPIQALLVP; encoded by the coding sequence ATGAGCGCGCGCGGCCGCCGGTCCGGGGGAGGGGACACGCGCGCCGAGATCCTCGACGTGGCCCGCGGCCTCTTCGCCGCGAAGGGGTACGACGGCACCTCGGTCCGTGGTGTCGCCCGCGAGGCCGGGGTGGACCCGGCGCTCGTCCACCACTACTTCGACGGCAAGCCCGGCCTGTTCTCCGAGGTCGTCGGTGTGCCCGCGGGTATCGAGGAGCAGATCACGGCGGCCGTGACCGGTCCGCACGAGGGCGCGGGGGAGCGGGTCGTGCGCACCTTCCTGCGCGTCTGGGACGGCCCGGAGGGGCGGGCCCGGTTCCGGGCGCTCGTGGGTGCCGTGGCCTCCCACGAGGAGGCGGCGCACCTGCTGCGCGACTTCGTCTCCCGCAGCGTCCTCAGGAGCCTGGCGCACATCTTCGGTGACGAGGACGTCCTGCCGGACCTGGCGGTCGCGGCCGTCGGCTCGCAGCTGGTGGGGATGGCGCTGCTGCGGTACCTCCTCGAGGCCCCCCCGATGGCCGACGCCGACCCCGAGGAGATCGTCGCGGTGCTGGCCCCGCCCATCCAGGCGCTGCTCGTCCCCTGA
- a CDS encoding sugar phosphate isomerase/epimerase family protein, protein MADARPVPVALSTASVYPAGTAAAFEYAADLGYDGVEVMVWNDPISQSAKALNALAEHHGLDIVSIHAPTLLLTQRVLGTDAWGKVDRSIELAHAVGAPTVVLHPPFRWQKEYARNFADGVAAREHDSDIVLAVENMFPWAARGQSVQAYLPHWDPVPQPYDHVTVDLSHTATARSDALQMVRDLAERLAHIHLADGMLTTLKDDHLVPGRGTQPCAEVLDHITGSGFAGAVVLEVGTRRRPKERELDLRESLDFARHHLGQAVPVTDVASS, encoded by the coding sequence ATGGCTGACGCACGCCCGGTCCCGGTGGCCCTGTCCACGGCATCCGTGTACCCGGCTGGGACGGCGGCGGCCTTCGAGTACGCGGCCGACCTCGGCTACGACGGCGTCGAGGTCATGGTGTGGAACGACCCGATCTCGCAGAGCGCCAAGGCTCTCAACGCACTCGCGGAGCACCACGGCCTGGACATCGTCTCCATCCACGCGCCGACGCTGCTGCTGACCCAGCGCGTCCTGGGGACGGACGCGTGGGGCAAGGTCGACCGCTCGATCGAGCTGGCCCACGCGGTGGGGGCGCCGACGGTCGTGCTGCACCCGCCCTTCCGCTGGCAGAAGGAGTACGCCCGCAACTTCGCCGACGGCGTCGCCGCGCGCGAGCACGACAGCGACATCGTCCTCGCGGTGGAGAACATGTTCCCGTGGGCGGCCCGGGGCCAGTCGGTGCAGGCGTACCTGCCGCACTGGGACCCGGTGCCCCAGCCGTACGACCACGTGACCGTCGACCTGTCGCACACCGCGACGGCGCGCAGCGATGCCCTGCAGATGGTGCGGGACCTGGCGGAGCGCCTCGCCCACATCCACCTCGCCGACGGGATGCTGACGACGCTGAAGGACGACCACCTCGTCCCCGGTCGGGGGACGCAGCCGTGCGCGGAGGTCCTCGACCACATCACCGGCAGCGGCTTCGCCGGGGCGGTCGTCCTGGAGGTCGGCACCCGTCGGCGCCCGAAGGAGCGCGAGCTCGACCTGCGCGAGTCGCTCGACTTCGCCCGCCACCACCTCGGCCAGGCCGTGCCGGTGACCGACGTCGCCTCGTCATGA
- a CDS encoding Ppx/GppA phosphatase family protein, giving the protein MRLGVIDIGSNTVHLLVVDAHHGAAPIPATKHKMVLRLAEHVDAEGAIDESGAADLSRFVHECLEIAEDQGVEEILAFATSAIREAPNGEAVLDRVRDETGVDLEVLEGVDEARLTFLAARRWVGWSAGRLLVIDIGGGSLELTLGDDEEPDVAKSLLLGAGRVTRDHLPGDPPTPEDITAARRKVRAILAKEIRPYAKAASPDSVVGTSKTMRSLARIAGAAPSGEGPYVLRTLHVDDVRETIAKVAPMTAAERATLAGVSAARAQQILAGGIVAEAAMDLLGVTELTICPWAMREGVLLRYLDHMS; this is encoded by the coding sequence GTGCGTCTTGGCGTCATCGACATCGGCTCGAACACCGTCCACCTCCTCGTGGTGGACGCCCATCATGGTGCCGCGCCGATCCCGGCCACCAAGCACAAGATGGTGCTGCGGCTCGCCGAGCACGTCGACGCCGAGGGGGCCATCGACGAGTCCGGGGCGGCCGACCTCTCCCGGTTCGTCCACGAGTGCCTCGAGATCGCCGAGGACCAGGGCGTGGAGGAGATCCTCGCCTTCGCCACCAGCGCCATCCGCGAGGCCCCCAACGGGGAGGCCGTCCTCGACCGCGTGCGGGATGAGACCGGCGTGGACCTCGAGGTCCTCGAGGGCGTCGACGAGGCCCGGCTGACCTTCCTCGCCGCCCGGCGCTGGGTGGGGTGGTCCGCCGGGAGGCTGCTCGTCATCGACATCGGTGGCGGCTCCCTCGAGCTCACCCTCGGCGACGACGAGGAGCCCGACGTCGCCAAGTCCCTCCTCCTCGGGGCAGGACGCGTCACCCGGGACCACCTGCCGGGGGACCCCCCGACCCCCGAGGACATCACGGCTGCCCGGCGGAAGGTCCGCGCGATCCTGGCCAAGGAGATTCGTCCCTACGCCAAGGCGGCCTCCCCGGACAGCGTCGTCGGCACGAGCAAGACGATGCGCTCGTTGGCCCGGATCGCCGGGGCCGCCCCGAGCGGTGAGGGTCCCTACGTCCTGCGCACGCTGCACGTGGACGACGTGCGCGAGACGATCGCGAAGGTGGCACCGATGACCGCCGCCGAGCGCGCCACCCTCGCCGGGGTCAGTGCCGCCCGCGCGCAGCAGATCCTCGCTGGCGGGATCGTCGCCGAGGCAGCGATGGACCTGCTCGGTGTCACGGAGCTGACCATCTGCCCCTGGGCGATGCGCGAGGGCGTGCTGCTGCGCTACCTCGACCACATGAGCTGA